The genomic window GAATCCTTAACGCATCAAAGAAGGGTAAGGTCATTGCGCAACCATACTAGAAACGCTCGTATGGGGAATATGAGAGTCGTTGGACAAGATAAGATTATTTGTCTTGTCGAATTTGGGCAATTTTAAACGATAAAagcacaaaataaaatctcttctttagtggtttttttcttctcccttttttcctttttgctcTTTGTGTCACATCTTGAAATTCACATTTCATCGTTGTTATTGATATTCTATGGGGTATTTGGTGCATTATggtatttttcttatatctcGAGCAACaattattaataagaaaaatagaaaataaaaatatagtgAGAGCATAACGGAACATGTACACTACACAGCTAGTGTGTGGAACATGGCACGACCTCACCATTTCTCGTATGGATGATGATTGCTCAACAAACTTTGAATCTATATTGGTTGACGGGtcacagttttttttgtgcttATTTTCATTAGCCAAACTCTAGGGTGTGGCCGAAGACTAATCTATGATGTAAAAGAGAATAGTAGAAAAGGTTTTCACATTAATTTTATCAACTgtaagaaaaaggtaaaaaaatgtttccTTCTTATTCCATGGAAAacccaaaacacaaaagtgaaatgagaagaaactttttctttaggTTAGAAATGTGGAAAATATTTCCTCTAGTGATCACTTCCcattttttactgttttattcctcttgtttttctttctttgattgcACCCAATCAAAcctttatatgattttatttaaattactGTAGTACATTCGACAAAAGTGAAATTGACTATCTAGACTCTTTAGTCTTAATACATCGAGTGTTATGGAGATTTTTCGTCATCTTGGAAAGTGAGTCAAACTTTGGAATATCCGTCAATAGACAATGGTCATTCTCATTAATGTTTTGGAACATTGTTGTAGTCTTAATTTCCGATAACATATTCAAATCTGAACATACCACATCATTGGCTGGAGACGTACTGgtgaatcaaaagaaattttaaagagGTGTACAA from Arabidopsis thaliana chromosome 3, partial sequence includes these protein-coding regions:
- a CDS encoding uncharacterized protein (unknown protein; Has 30201 Blast hits to 17322 proteins in 780 species: Archae - 12; Bacteria - 1396; Metazoa - 17338; Fungi - 3422; Plants - 5037; Viruses - 0; Other Eukaryotes - 2996 (source: NCBI BLink).), with amino-acid sequence MYTTQLVCGTWHDLTISRMDDDCSTNFESILVDGSQFFLCLFSLAKL